CTCTGCTCATCcatctcctctctctccctcttcctctcctccttctccctcttcctctgctcatccatctcctctctctccctcttcctctcctcatccatcttttccttctccctcttcctctcctcatccatctcctttctctccctcttcctctcctcatccatctcctttctctccctcttccttTCCTCATCCATCTCCTTTCTTTCCCTCCTTCCCTGTTCCatctccatcctcctctcctCATTCATCTCCtgcttctctctcctcctctcttcttctctttcctctctctctttcttttccctATCTCTCTCAGCCTGGAATTGCTCCTCCAGTCTCCGAATCAATTTCTGATACTTCTCTTctatttttctctctatttcttctttctctttacgtatttcttcttctttctccttcaggattCGTTGTTTCTCCTCTTCGATTTCCCTCTCAGCCTCTTGGAACATCTCATTGGTGTAgtgacttcctccattcctATCAACAATCATTCTGATCTTCTCCAGCAGCTCAGTGACCTGAGGTTTCTTATCTTTCAGCTTGTTGT
The Poecilia reticulata strain Guanapo unplaced genomic scaffold, Guppy_female_1.0+MT scaffold_1963, whole genome shotgun sequence genome window above contains:
- the LOC103461513 gene encoding GTPase IMAP family member 4-like; the protein is MVGKTGIGKSASGNTILGRPCFPSKCSARSMTIYCSKCSSNIDGQQVAVIDTPGLFDTRFEGDKTIKDLNQCICYASPGPHIFLVVVALGRFTEEEKQSVQKIQKIFGETADRYSMILFTRGDDLCDTIEDYLSGSPELQDLVSRCNNQYHVFNNKLKDKKPQVTELLEKIRMIVDRNGGSHYTNEMFQEAEREIEEEKQRILKEKEEEIRKEKEEIERKIEEKYQKLIRRLEEQFQAERDREKKEREEREEERRREKQEMNEERRMEMEQGRRERKEMDEERKRERKEMDEERKRERKEMDEERKREKEKMDEERKREREEMDEQRKREKEERKREREEMD